Below is a window of Shinella zoogloeoides DNA.
ATGGCAAAGAACAAGGCACAGAAGGCAGTAGTCGAAACCGTCGTAGTCGACACGCCCATCACCGACCACGAAGCCGCTATTCTGTCGGCGCTCGAAGGCGACAACGCCAATACTGACCCGGTCCAGTCCGATGCAGGCCCGGCCCCGGTCGACGGCGCAGTTGAACTGTCGCTGCCGCAGATCGCCGACAGCTACACCGAGGACGAGAAGCTCGCCATGGCCAAGAAGGTCGCCAAGGGCTTCGAGGACCGGAGCGCCTACGAGAAGCAGAAGAACCCGAACAACGACCGGATCCACAAGAACCTCGACAAGACGCGCGCCAAGCTGACGCTGCCCTCGGCGGCGGCCATCCTCATCGCGGCCCAGGTCGAGCCCGACTTCATCAACCGGTCGCAGTCGGAAGGCTCCCGCTTCAACGTCTACGCGGCGGACAAGCTCGCTGACCTGGTGAAGGGCCTTCGCGACGGGGCGCTGACCAACAAGATCAACATCGCCATCTGCAGGAGCCTCTTCGCCTTCCGGGCGGCGGGTGAGAAGTTCACCGGGGAGATGGCGAAGGCAGCGGCGTGCGACAAGATGAAGGTCAGCGCCGCCATGCAGAAGATCCTCATCCGCCACACCGTCGACCCGGGCACGATGTCGACGCAGACCTCCTCCACCATGACGGCGCTCCAGACGATGGGCATCGTCAAGAACACGGGATCTTTCCGGGCGCCGGTCTATGAACTGACCGACACGCCGCAGACCAAGCGCCTCCAGGAGGTGCTGGCAGCGTAAGGTTTCACCCGGACTGATGAAGAGGGGCAGCGCTGGGGCTGCCCTTTTTCGTGCGCTGACGAAGCCCATGGGTATCCGTGGCGCACCATGGGCGGCCTAGGGTGAAAGCAGGCGGCGCGGGGATGGGGAACCGGTGGGCTCCATGGGAGCCGGCGCTGGCTGCCCGGTCCATGGTCGACCAGGCCCTTTTCAGGCCAGGCTTCCCTATTTCGCCATTTACCGAAAGCGCCCTTTAGCTACCAGCCGCAACCCGTTGGCAGATTTGCGATGATTGATTATCGAACAAAGGAGATGACCAATGAAAACTGTTCTGATCACCTTCGCAGAGAAGCCCTGCAAAGACTATCCGCTCGCCGTCGTCGTGATCGACCCTGACAAGAACTGGCCTGCTCCGCAGCGTGGGCAAGAACATCTCGTCCGCTCGATGCGCGATGCCCGCCTTTACGCCAACGGCCTGTGCGCGGGCGCTCATATCGCCTCTGCCTACGATCGCACCTGGCCCGTCAATCCGACCGTCGACGAACGCCTCCTCGAACAGACCCTGACTAAGTGAGAACCGTCATGACCCTGTTCATCCGCTCCTGCGAAGACAACTTCCGCAACCGCAAACAAGACCTGAAGATCGAGGCCGTGCTCACCACGGCCGACGACAAGGCCGTTGCCCGTCTGACGATCCTTTATGCCGACGAAGGGATGACCATCACCACGAAAGTCCTCGATCCCGTGGCCGCCTACCAATACCCGATCATGTGCGAGGCCCATCTCGCCATGTGCATCCTCAAAACCCTGCACGAGGCCACGACCGCCCGTGACCTGGCCTTCTCGCCGAAGATCACCGAGCCCCTGCCCCTGATCATCTAAGCCCTAGAGCGCGCACCCAGCGCGCCCTTGCGGCCACCTGCCTCGACCATGGTGCTCCGAGGCCAGACAAGGAACTATCCGGAACGGTTTTGGGGAACCGGTGGGCTCCATGGGACTCGGGGTAGGTCCGATGGCTCGACCTACCCCTCTGTTTCCGCCGCCTGACGCCCGTGGGCGCGTTCGGCGCCCCATGGGGCTGTCACGGCCCATCCAACCCCTCCGCCGCCTCCCACGGGCGTCCCATGGCGTTTTCCCGCTACGCCAAAAGCCTCCCCGAAGGGAGGCTGGTGATTATCGGCTGAAGATCCGGGCGTCGCGCCGGCGGTTGTTGGCGAAGAAGGTGGAGATCGAGTGGCTGGGCATCTCCATCTCCTCCAGCTCGTCGAGATCGTATGTGTCATAAGCGGCCGCCCTCGCCTGGATGGTCGCTTTCTTGAAGCGGTGCGGCTCGACCAGGGCTTCGGCGGAGGAATGAACGGTGTGGTCTCTCATTTGCGTCTCTCGCAGGCAAGTTTGAGGGTGAGGGTCTGCCCGGTGGGCAGTTGGATCTTCCGGATCGGGAAGCGGGTGGCAGCCTCGGTGCATTCGGCGGCGGTCTCGTAGACCTCGATCGCCTGGCTCTCGATGGCAGGGCTGGCGCCAGGGGCGCCAACCAGGGTCATGAGGATCAGCTCAAACATTCAGGTCCGAGCCTTCGACGGCGCCGACGAAGAGGATGCCGGTGAGGAGGATCGCCAGGACGATCTGGAACCGGTTGGTTTCGGTCGGCTCGTAGTAGGCAAGGGCTGCTCGTCCAGCCGTGTAGAGGCCAGCGGCGGCGACAAGGAGAAATTTCATGGGTGTGCTCCAGGGGCGCGGGATGCCCGGGTGGATTGTTGCGAATATGTGAGCACGCTATCTCTAGCGTGCTCACTAAGCACTTACTTATTCAGCAGCTTTCGAAAGATCGATATTGAACTTTGCTGCAAGCTTGATCGTCGCATCGTTCTGCAAGTTCATGCGAAACTCGCTCTTGTTGATGCTGCGCAGAATGTTGAGCGCTTCAAGCGCTTTCAGCGAAGAGCGATGCTGAGACGCGACAGTCGAGTCAGCGACTTGCTTTGCGTTCTGCGCAGTGAGCGCGCGCTTCTTCGCGTCTTTGATCTTGTAGTGCGAAGAGCATGCATGCGTTGCGTCTTCGCGCGTGAACGCGATGTCTGCGCGCTCGAAAGCGAGCGCAGTCAGAAACACGCAACGATTCATTTCGTTGAAATCGCGTGCAGCGATTTCATCGACAGCGAAGCGCGACAGATTGCGCAGCTTGTCGATTTCATAGACGTCGTTTTCGAAGACGCGAACGTCAACTTGCGCGTTCGCTAAGAACGCGACGAGCTTTTCAGAATTGTTGCACTCTTTTGCGAAGTTGCGCAGCTTGTCGCGATTGCTCTCGCTCATCTTGTCAGCTTTGATAGCTGCATCGATGCGAGCATTGATAGCAGTCGAGAATGTGTTGTTGTTGTCAGTCATAGTCTTGTCTCTCTCTAGTGTAAGTCAGTGATGACTTATGTTGAACATTGAAAACAGTAGCTCTGTGACATAGACGCAAGTGTGCTTGGGATGCGTCGCATGTCATCTATTCGATTGTCAAAGAACTGAAGCGCTTTGCTTCAATCAACTGAGCTACTTGCTCTCTGTTGATGAATATAACTTAGCAGTGTGCTGTCAGAGATGCAAGCGAAGTCTTAGAAAAAAGCGTGTCAAATCAAGGGGATACCTTCATCGCTCACCAACATCCCGGTTCCCAAGCCACCTCCCCGATGTGTCCCGTCGAGCCGGACCTTGACCTAAGTTGCACCCTACCCCGGAAACCAGACCCGTAATTCCCCAGTCCACCTCCCCTTGACTGGGTAGCCGGGACGTTCGATGTCTGGCGCGGGGACGCTGGGAACTTTGCATGAGCAACATGACGATCAAGGAATGGCTGAAGCGGACGCGTTGGCCCTGGAAGGAGCCTGTGCGAGCACAGCACCCCTACCCGTGGATTCGAAACCCCCAGCGGCTACCAAAGCGGAAATCGCCTGACCGGCACAGGCTCATCATCGAGTGGGCGATGGTCATCGCCGCGATCAGTTCTGGCGCTGCGACCGTCTACGGCGCCTACTATGCTTCCCAGCAGTATGAGATGTCCCGCAAGGCGCTGACGATGAACGACCGGAACCGCTCCTTCAGCGAGTTCATGGTGACGGTCAAGAACCTCTGCGGCTTTATGGGCGAACTCGACGTGAGTGTGGATGACCTGTTCGGGCCGAAGGATGTGGATAATCGCGTCATGATTACGCAGCTCCTGCAACGCGCCCAAGCCGCGTCAGACGACCTGAACACCTGGCTCGATACCGACGAACGCGAGCAACTCACCCGTATCGTGCAGTTTTTGAACCGGCTGTTTATGCCGTTCGCGCTGTTTCGCCTGACGCAGCAGCCAACCGAGATGGTCCAACCAGATCTATCAATTGCCGGCCATACGACGCTGGTTTGCGAGATGTTTGCGAAGGACGTGCAGACCTGGTTCTCGACAGGTGTCGTGCCCCGCGAATTTGACCTGAAGTATCTCTATAAGGCGAAATAGCTAATTCGCGTTATCCGCTTTTCGTTAAATGGCTCTTGACTGTGGGTAAGTGCTTACTTAGGATCGGCGCTGTCAATGCGGGATAGAGCAGTCCGGTAGCTCGCCAGCCTCATAAGCTGGAGGTCGAGGGTTCGAATCCCTCTCCCGCAACCAATTTTGGGGAGTAGCTCAGATGGTAGAGCTGGCGACTGTTAATCGCCCTGTCGCTGGTTCGAGCCCAGCCTCCTCAGCCATTGTCTGCAAGGGATCGATCTATCTGGGGTCTGGCTGCCGTAGGTGCGTGAAGTGCCAGCAGGAGCTCGCCGACTACGCCGATGTGTTCGAGACGCCCTACCCCGCCGACGAACCAGTCGAGCCGATCCAGCTCGACCTTCCCTTCGAAGGAACCGACCATTGACAACGATCGCCTACCGGGACGGTATCATGGCCGGCGACAGCCGGGCCTATTCCGGCGACAAGCATCCGATCGGCCACAAGCAGAAGATCTTCGCCCTGCCCGGCGGCCGCCTTGTCGGCGTCTCCAGCAGCGTCGTGGGCGCGCCGAACCATTTCATCACCTGGCTGTGCTCCTTGGACCCGAAAATCTTTCTGGCGAGCGCTGTGGCCGATCAGGAGCATCTCGTCCAGGCGCTGGTCGTCGAGCCAAACGGAGACGCCTTCTACTGGAACGACGGCCGGACGTTCACCGGGCCGATCCAGGCCGACTACTATGCGATCGGCTCGGGACAGCAGACGGCACTCGCAGCGCTGACGCTCGGAAAGTCCGCCGCCGAGGCGATCGAGCTGGCGATCCTGCTCGACCCCTGGACAGGCGGCGATGTCCGGACGCTGGAGCATCCGAAATGATCTACGTCTATGGCCTGTTCATGTGCGCGGTAACGATCATGGCGATTTCTGGCTATCGGCTTTTCGCGAAATCCGGAAATAGCCCTTTCGCGCTATTTTGAACCGCCGTTGACTTCCATCCACATCTCAAAGCTCTGCTCCAGGATGTCCTTCATCTGAAGCCCGTGAACGGCGGCCGCAGACTTGTAGCGCCGGTGGAAGGTCTCCGGAACCTTGAAGCTCATGTCCTTCAAGCGCTCGCTCATGTTGTTGGCGGCGACCTGGGTCGACTGGCTGACGAAATCCATCTTCAGGCTGTTGGCGCTTGCCGGCTTCGGGACCGGGGCTTTGGTGGGTGCTTTGCTCATGCTGCCTTCTCCGAAAGTTCGTTCATTCTGGTCACGATCTCGGATGCGAGACCGTCAGCCCGTTCGTTCAGCGTGGTGAATGTCGTCTCTGCTACCGAGCGGCCGGCGTCCTGGGCCTTCTGATACCCGGTCTTGGCCGTCAGATCGTTCTTGGCGATCTCGTAGCCCGTGGAGCGCAGGATCTGGCGCACCTCCTGGACGGAGGCTTCGCTTTCCGTGACCTTGTTCAGGACGATCATGATCCGGTCGCGCGGCACGCCTTTTTGCACCAGCTCGTTCGCGAACAGGATCTGAGGCTTCAGATCGTCCGTCGACAGGCCGGTGGGTATGATGACGAGCTGGGAGACGCGTGCGATCGCCAGGGAGGAATCGTCGCTGTCCGGTTTGCCGTCGGCAACGATCAGATCGAAGTTCTCGCGCTTGAAGTTCTTCGGCGACACGTAGGGTTCGGCATGAATGACCGGCTCCAGGCCGAGCTTCATGCGAAGGCCGACCCAATCGACCGAGGTAAGCTGCTTGGTGTTGAAGTCGGCGATCTTCACGCTCCATTCGGCCGAAGCGTAGGTCCGGGCGATCAGCCGCGCCAGGGTGGATTTGCCGACCCCGCCCTTTTGGGACAGGCATGCGATGACTAATTCGCTCATTGGCTATATCCGCCTTTCGCTATTTCGTGTTCTAGCGAAAAGCGGATACCTGATTTGGGTTAACAGAGTCTAGCGCTGGTCCGGATTCGGTGTGAACTGATCCAGGTCGAAGATCTCTTCCGAGGTGCTGATCGAGGTTTCGAGCACACGCCAGCGGAATTCGTAGCTGTCGGTCGCGTGGTCGCAGATCATCTCCGCACTGGCCGGGATCTGGTGCGTGTTTCGAAACTCGCGCTTCAGCTCCTCCTCGTCGAAGGCCATGTTAAGCTGGTAGTTGCTGAGCCGGGCCGCGCGCCGCTTAATGTTGAGGCGGATCGTCCGGATGTTCGAGGTCATCGGCGCCAGCAGATAGTCATCCGGACTGCTCAGGACGGGCAGGGTAGGCGCTTCGAACACCGGAATTTCGACTGCGCCGCCGCGAATGTGATTGTCGGAGATCTGCAGCCAGCCGATCATCTCGCTGCCGCACCAGACCTGCCAGCCGCGATCCGGCTCGCCGCCGGCCATCTGGCGCTGGTCGAGATCGAGGTAGCCGCCCATTACGAGCGCTCCTTCGCCAGCGCATCGATCGCCGAGAGCAGCTCGCCACGAAAATAGGCGCGAGCGCGCTGCGGATCATCGAACTTCAGCATGCCGTCGTTGATGATGGTGCGATCGACGGCCGACAGGTCGTATTTGTCGAAGGCATTGCCGCTCGGAGGCGCCATCGGGTTCATGATCTCGATGACGACGCCGCCATGCTCCTTGAAGAAGTGACCTTGAGTTTTGCGAACCGAACCGAAGGAGTAGCGAGCGTTGGGATAGAGGTTGCGCGTGGCGATGAACGGCATGATGTGCTCGCCGAACATCTCCTCCAGGCGGTTGCCGAACTCGCCAAGCAAGATGCGGTGCTCCCAGTCCTTGCCAAGGATCGAGGTGACGCGCTTCTTGCCCTCCTGGGTCTGAACGTCATCCCAGGACAGCCCCAATTTGTTGACGGCAAACTCGCGCAGAACATGCCCGTCATCGATCGGGAGATAGTTCAGATCCGTGGACAGAATCTCCTGGGCGAGAGATTTGCCGGACTTGGGGTTGCCGCAGATGGCGATGAAACGCGGAAACTTGAGGGGTTTAGACATGCGAGACCCTATTAGATGAGTAACTGATTACTTATCTATAGCGGGCGAGCGGTCGCTTTTCGGGATTTCACTAATTCGCGATTACGCGCTCTCGTGATTTCGCTCTTTCGCCTTTTAGCGCCTGGACAGTCCTGGTCAGGAGCTGCTTCAGCTTGAGGTTCTCAGCCTCCAGCTCGGCGATGCGTTGCTCCTCCACCTTCCGGGTGAGCATGGACCTGCCATGGGAGTCGAAGAAGTGAACAGGATCGACAAGGCGGCGCGTCATGCTGCCTTCCTTTCGAAGAGC
It encodes the following:
- a CDS encoding ParA family protein, translated to MSELVIACLSQKGGVGKSTLARLIARTYASAEWSVKIADFNTKQLTSVDWVGLRMKLGLEPVIHAEPYVSPKNFKRENFDLIVADGKPDSDDSSLAIARVSQLVIIPTGLSTDDLKPQILFANELVQKGVPRDRIMIVLNKVTESEASVQEVRQILRSTGYEIAKNDLTAKTGYQKAQDAGRSVAETTFTTLNERADGLASEIVTRMNELSEKAA